The Microbacterium luteum nucleotide sequence TCGGCGCAGGTCTGCTCGCGGTAGCCCTCGCGAGCGCGGGAGCCGTCCTCAGCCTCAACGCACCCGGTCTGGGCATCCCCGCTCGCACTCTGGAGTCGATCTACGACACGGTGATCGGCGCCGTCCGCGATACGGCGGTCGTCCTGACCTTCCTCGGCATCGTCGTCGCCGTGGCGGCGTGGCTGAGCGGCCGTTGGGCGCCGGCGCGGCGCATCCGCTCCGTGGCCGGCTCGCTCACCGCGTCGGCGCGATCGGGACTGCGCAGTCGAGGGCTCGACACGGGCGCCTTCGGGGACGCGATGCATCGCCAGCGCGTGCTCGTGCGCGTCGTCATCCTCGTGCTCGCCGTGCTCGTGCTGTTCGCGCTGCGGCCCCTGACTTTCGGCGACATCGCCCTGGTCATCGTCCTCGCCCTCGCCGTGTGGCTCGTCACCGCCCTGCTCGAGAGATCACCGTCTGATGGCCAGGCGGCCATCGACGCCGACGACGTCCTCGAGGCGGAACCGACGGCCGACGTGGACACGGCGGCCGATGTGGAAAGCGACACGGCGGTCCTTCCCGGCAACGCACCCACACAGCCGTTGCGCTGAGCCCGCAGGGAGGTCACCGCGTCGTACGGTGGGACGGTGACCTCCGAACTCCCCTACGGCTCCTGGCCCTCTCCCATCACCGCCGAGGCGGCCTCCGCGGCGTCGCCCCGGATCGACGGAGCTCGTTTCGTCGGGGAGGACGTGTGGTGGGGCGAGCCCGTTCCGGCCGAAGCCGGTCGCGTCGCCGTACGCCACCGCGGCGACGACGGCGACGTTGAGGATGTGTTGCCCACCCCCTGGAACGCGCGAAGCACCGTGCACGAGTACGGCGGCGGCGCGTGGACCGCCGACGAAGCCGGAACGCTGTTCTTCGTCGAGAAGACGGATCAGCGCGTGTACTCCGTCGTCGACGGGACCGTGCGTCCTCTCACTCCCGTGGCAGGCCACGCGCGCCACGGCGGCCTGGAGTGGCGCGACGGCGTTCTGCTCGCCGTCCGCGAGGAGCACGATCCCGGGCTGACCGTCCCCCGCCGCGCGATCGTCCGCATTCCGGTGGACGGATCAGCCGCGGACGACGACGCCGCGATCGTCGTGCTGGTGAGAGGGAGCGACTTCGTCGCACAGCCCGCGCTCTCCCCCGACGGAACCCACCTCGCCTGGGTGGCCTGGAACCATCCGAACATGCCCTGGGAACGCGCCGAGGTGCGCGTCGGACGCATCGAGGACGGCACTGTAGGCGAATGGACGGCTCCCGTCACCGGCGACCGCTCCGTCCTTCAGCCGCGCTGGCTGGACGAGCAGACCCTGCTGTACCTCGACGACGCGTCCGGTCGGTGGAATCTCATGCGGTGGCGGCTCGGGGACGAGGCCCCGGTCGCTTCGTTCGCCCCCGCCGACGCCGACACCGGAGGCGGACTGTGGGTGCTCGGCCTGTCCTGGTACACCGTTGCGGGTGATCACGTCGTGGCGGTTCGCACGGACGGCGCAGATCACGTGGTGGCGGTCGATCCCGAGACCGGGGCGACCGCGCCGCTGCCGGTCCCTGTCGTCTCGGGGGTCGTGATCGAGGACGCTCGGGGGACGCGGGCGCTCGTCTCCGGCGCGGTGCCCGGAGGTGGGACAGGCGTCTGGAGCGTCGACGCGTCGGACGGGACGATCACCGCGGTGCGCGAATCATCCGCGCCGTGGGCGGACGAATGGACGCCGCGGGCCACGGCTGTCACGGTGGACGGTCCGTCGGGTCCCGTACACGCGTTCGCGTACCCGCCCACCAACCCGGACGTCACCGCCGCCGACGGTGAACGGCCCCCGTACGTCGTCTTCGTCCACGGTGGCCCCACCTCGCATGTCGGTCCGGTCGCCTCCTCGCGGGCCACTTATCTCACCAGCCGCGGCATCGGCGTCCTGGATGTGAACTACGGCGGATCGACCGGATACGGGCGTGCCTACCGCGAGCGCCTGCGCGGGCAGTGGGGCGTCGTCGACGTGGCCGACGTGGTGGCCGCTGCACGGGGACTCATCGACGGCGGACTCGCGGACCCGGACCGCGTCGCGATAGCCGGCGGTTCGGCCGGCGGGTGGACGGTGCTCGGCGCCCTGGTGGCGGGAGACGTCTTCAGCGCCGGCATCTCCCGCTATGGCGTCGGCGATGCCCGCGCCCTCGCCGAAGACACGCATGACTTCGAAGCCCGCTACCTCGACGGTCTGATCGGACCGCTGCCGGAGGCCGAACAGCTCTACATCCAGCGATCCCCGCTGACCCACGCGGAGCGCTTCTCGGCGCCCCTGCTCCTTCTGCAGGGCAGCGAGGACGCGGTCGTGCCTCCCGCCCAGTCCGAAGCCATTCGCGACGCGCTGTCGGCGCGCGGCGTGCCGCACGCATACGTGCTGTACGAGGGCGAGGGACATGGATTCCGGCGTGCGGAGACCATCGTCCACGCGCTGGAGTCGGAGTACGCCTTCCTCGGCGCCGTCTTCGGGTTCGACACCCCGGGGGTCGCCCCGATCGAACTGCAGCGGTGAGCAGCGCCGCCTGCCGACGGTTCGGCGATCGGCCGGTCAGGCGGTGAGGAACGGTGCGAGTCGCGCACCCAGGATCGCCGGCACATGAGCATGGATGGCGGTGCCGTCCGCGACGTGCTCCTGCGTCAGGATGATGCCCGTCTCGTGCACGGCCGAGACGAGGTCGCCGCGGTCGTACGGCACGAGCACGCGAACCTCGACCGGAGGAAGCGGCAGCATCCGCTCGATCCGGGCACGGATCTCGTCCACGCCCTCGCCGGTCCGCGACGAGGCGAACACCGCATCGGGCTCGAGTCCGCGCAGCACCAGCCGCGTGTCGTCATCGATGAGGTCGGCCTTGTTGAACACGACCAGCTCGGGCAGCTCACGCGCACCGACGTCACCGATCACATCCCGCACCGTCGCGAGCTGCGCGGCGGGGTCCGGATGAGCGCCGTCGACCACGTGCAGCACGACGTCGGCCTCACCGACCTCTTCGAGCGTCGAGCGGAACGCCTCGACGAGCTGATGCGGCAGATTGCGCACGAAGCCGACCGTGTCGGTGAACGTGTAGATGCGCCCGTCGGAGGTCTGGGTGCGCCGCACCGTCGCGTCGAGGGTGGCGAAGAGGGCGTTCTCGACCAGCACGCCCGCGCTCGTCAGGCGGTTGAGCAGGCTCGACTTTCCGGCGTTGGTGTATCCGGCGATCGCCACCGACGGCACGGTGTGACGATCGCGCTCGGCGCGCTTGGCGGCCCGGGCGGGCGCGAACGAGGCGATCTGGCGCCGCAATTGCGCCATGCGGGTGCGGATGCGGCGGCGATCGAGCTCGATCTTGGTCTCCCCCGGTCCGCGGGAGCCCATCCCGGCGCCCGCGGCTCCGACCTGGCCTCCGGCCTGGCGGCTCATCGAGTCACCCCATCCACGAAGGCGCGGAAGCAGGTATTCGAGCTGCGCGAGCTCGACCTGCGCCTTTCCCTCGCGGCTCTTGGCGTGCTGGCTGAAGATGTCGAGGATCACCGTCGTGCGGTCGATGACCTTCACCTTCACGACGTCTTCGAGCGCGCGCCGCTGGCTGGGGGCCAGCTCCGTGTCGGCGATCACCGTGTCGGCGCCGACAGCGGCGACGAGGTCGCGGAGCTCCTCGGCCTTGCCTCGACCCAGGTAGGTCGCGGGGTCGGGATGCGGCCGCCGCTGGAGCACGCCGTCGAGGACGACCGCCCCGGCGGTCTCGGCGAGCGCCGCCAGCTCGCGCAGCGAGTTCTCGGCGTCTTCCTGCTCCCCCTGGGGGTGCACCCCGGCGAGGACGACGTTCTCCAGGCGCAACTGGCGGTACTCGACCTCGGTGACGTCTTCGAGTTCGGTCGACAGCCCCGGGACGCGTCGCAGCGCGGCGCGGTCTTCGCGATCCCATTGGTCGCCATCGTCGTCGCCGCGGCCGGCGGTGCGCACATCCTGCAGCGCCTGCGCCCCCGAGAACACCGTGACACCCGACCGCCCGTTCGCCCGCGACAGCACGCGTTCGACGGGGTCGAGCGGTGCGTCGTCGGCCCCGTGCGTCGTGGTGGTATCGGTCATCCTCGCCTTTCGTCATCGTGGCCGGCGGCATCGCAGCGGCCTCTCGTCACACCCGGGGAGCGCTTTCGCGCGCCGAGCGGGCATCGGTGAATTCTAGCTCCCCCTGCGGCTGTCCGCTCCGCTACGCTCGTGCTCCATGGGGAGCGATCACTACTTCACCGCGACTCCCGCAAGTCCCGAGAACCTCCGCACGATCCGCGTGACCCTGGCGG carries:
- a CDS encoding S9 family peptidase produces the protein MTSELPYGSWPSPITAEAASAASPRIDGARFVGEDVWWGEPVPAEAGRVAVRHRGDDGDVEDVLPTPWNARSTVHEYGGGAWTADEAGTLFFVEKTDQRVYSVVDGTVRPLTPVAGHARHGGLEWRDGVLLAVREEHDPGLTVPRRAIVRIPVDGSAADDDAAIVVLVRGSDFVAQPALSPDGTHLAWVAWNHPNMPWERAEVRVGRIEDGTVGEWTAPVTGDRSVLQPRWLDEQTLLYLDDASGRWNLMRWRLGDEAPVASFAPADADTGGGLWVLGLSWYTVAGDHVVAVRTDGADHVVAVDPETGATAPLPVPVVSGVVIEDARGTRALVSGAVPGGGTGVWSVDASDGTITAVRESSAPWADEWTPRATAVTVDGPSGPVHAFAYPPTNPDVTAADGERPPYVVFVHGGPTSHVGPVASSRATYLTSRGIGVLDVNYGGSTGYGRAYRERLRGQWGVVDVADVVAAARGLIDGGLADPDRVAIAGGSAGGWTVLGALVAGDVFSAGISRYGVGDARALAEDTHDFEARYLDGLIGPLPEAEQLYIQRSPLTHAERFSAPLLLLQGSEDAVVPPAQSEAIRDALSARGVPHAYVLYEGEGHGFRRAETIVHALESEYAFLGAVFGFDTPGVAPIELQR
- the hflX gene encoding GTPase HflX; its protein translation is MTDTTTTHGADDAPLDPVERVLSRANGRSGVTVFSGAQALQDVRTAGRGDDDGDQWDREDRAALRRVPGLSTELEDVTEVEYRQLRLENVVLAGVHPQGEQEDAENSLRELAALAETAGAVVLDGVLQRRPHPDPATYLGRGKAEELRDLVAAVGADTVIADTELAPSQRRALEDVVKVKVIDRTTVILDIFSQHAKSREGKAQVELAQLEYLLPRLRGWGDSMSRQAGGQVGAAGAGMGSRGPGETKIELDRRRIRTRMAQLRRQIASFAPARAAKRAERDRHTVPSVAIAGYTNAGKSSLLNRLTSAGVLVENALFATLDATVRRTQTSDGRIYTFTDTVGFVRNLPHQLVEAFRSTLEEVGEADVVLHVVDGAHPDPAAQLATVRDVIGDVGARELPELVVFNKADLIDDDTRLVLRGLEPDAVFASSRTGEGVDEIRARIERMLPLPPVEVRVLVPYDRGDLVSAVHETGIILTQEHVADGTAIHAHVPAILGARLAPFLTA